The proteins below are encoded in one region of Oncorhynchus nerka isolate Pitt River linkage group LG15, Oner_Uvic_2.0, whole genome shotgun sequence:
- the ccdc120b gene encoding coiled-coil domain-containing protein 120, which translates to MGELRQVCLLEAELTGMVPHAFPLETGERSPVVQRRAGLAHYNTKGEDESGQRRQMKTLFSGALYRHSESDRNVPNSRRTVHRGCHTEDTVMSESTSSMSDSTCHDNEESSPSVAEDHRSMSQPRLGSPDHQVCRKLSPVEIYYEMRTHRNSVTSSISPSHSLPRSASNVEGRSVPATPLLARTAPISVHVRSDDSGGISLKQWSGSLDVPHMEPLAQEGSSSERRGCPYSSCARRSNSSEALLDRSSLPEDPAPRNGMPPRGGPYKSSEALTDGKLRHIHLGSPERQEQANLRLSMGGRVEAAEGGGYNELLMDYIWGKQQRMQVQHQLYQSTGRIWQDISSPRSSTAAVPPPANGFSHSQVHLPSATPSYSPRVIHSSQAEPRRVKVTRTKSCGPFIPLQQDAILLSAYESPHPAPSSTTSSIPNLHPFQTELSGPSFNRRPPQFSLPTPEDSTRSLHKALALEGLRDWYLRNALGYPTTTSKGHDAGVSRLSYPHPLVHQAQSIQGDPLHRSQMSQSASFHGHPLHGRSMEFSLYQEPIHPQMQDMTTKEPSADPGTLV; encoded by the exons ATGGGAGAGCTGAGACAAGTGTGTCTGCTGGAGGCG GAGCTGACCGGGATGGTCCCACATGCTTTTCCcctggagacaggagagagatctCCTGTTGTACAGCGCAGGGCTGGACTGGCACATTACAACACCAAGGGAGAG GATGAGTCAGGTCAGCGAAGGCAGATGAAAACACTCTTCAGTGGGGCTCTGTACAGACACTCAGAGTCAGACAGGAATGTCCCCAACAGCAGGAGGACCGTCCACCGGGGATGTCACACAG AGGACACAGTGATGTCGGAGAGTACTAGCTCCATGTCAGATTCAACGTGCCATGACAATG AggagtcctctcccagtgtggcAGAAGACCACCGCTCCATGTCCCAGCCCCGTCTGGGCAGCCCAGACCACCAGGTCTGTAGGAAACTGTCCCCAGTAGAGATATACTATGAAATGAGAACACACCGTAACTCTGTGACCAGCTCTATCAG CCCTAGTCATTCTCTACCAAGGAGTGCATCTAATGTTGAAGGCAGAAGTGTTCCTGCTACCCCCCTCCTCGCCCGAACCGCCCCAATCAGTGTTCATGTCAG ATCAGATGACTCTGGTGGGATTTCACTAAAGCAGTGGTCTGGCAGCCTGGATGTACCACATATGGAGCCCCTGGCCCAGGAAGGCTCCTCCTCGGAGCGCAGAGGCTGCCCTTACAGCTCCTGTGCCCGGCGGAGCAACAGTTCTGAGGCCCTGCTTGACCGCTCCAGTCTCCCCGAGGACCCAGCCCCCAGGAATGGGATGCCCCCCAGAGGAGGGCCTTACAAAAGTTCTGAGGCCCTCACTGACGGCAAGCTGAGGCACATCCACCTGGGCAGTCCTGAGAGACAGGAGCAGGCCAACCTGCGGCTGTCCATGGGTGGGAGAGTAGAAGCAGCAGAAGGAGGGGGTTACAACGAGCTCCTAATGGATTACATCTGGGGAAAGCAACAGAGGATGCAAGTGCAACACCAGCTGTACCAATCAACAGGTAGAATCTGGCAGGACATTTCCTCTCCTCGATCGTCCACTGCTGCAGTGCCTCCTCCCGCCAATGGCTTCTCCCACTCCCAGGTGCATCTTCCCAGCGCTACTCCTTCCTACAGTCCCAGAGTGATCCATAGCTCCCAGGCAGAGCCTCGCAGAGTCAAAGTCACCCGGACCAAGTCCTGCGGACCCTTCATCCCCCTTCAGCAGGACGCCATCCTGCTCTCTGCCTATGAGTCTCCCCACCCTGCCCCAAGCTCCACTACCTCCTCCATTCCCAACCTGCACCCCTTCCAGACTGAGCTGTCCGGCCCATCATTCAATCGCAGGCCTCCCCagttctctctccccacccctgagGACTCGACGAGGAGTCTGCATAAAGCCTTGGCGCTGGAGGGTCTCAGAGACTGGTATCTGAGGAACGCCCTCGGCTACCCTACCACTACATCGAAGGGGCATGATGCAGGGGTCTCCCGTCTCTCATACCCCCACCCTTTGGTGCACCAGGCTCAGTCTATACAAGGTGATCCACTCCATAGGTCCCAGATGTCTCAGTCAGCCAGCTTCCATGGCCACCCACTGCATGGAAG GTCAATGGAGTTCTCACTCTATCAAGAGCCCATTCATCCTCAGATGCAAGACATGACAACAAAGGAGCCCAGTGCTGACCCTGGCACTTTGGTCTGA
- the LOC115143386 gene encoding SRSF protein kinase 3-like encodes MSNEPSSRYAAAISALSLSLPAVNPNPTLTLSSSTAPNPPLTPKPSLIPKSHITSKSLTPKPLVAPTPKPPFAIKLPTAASPAPLNSYPPSLEILGSDDEEQENPSDYCIGGYYPVEIGEIFIDRYQVVKKLGWGHFSTVWLGWDMEKRRFVALKLVKSAPTFTETALDEIKLLKCVRDSDPSDPKRDTVVQLIDDFKVSGVNGEHVCMVLEVLGHQLLKWIIKSNYTGLPLPCVKSILRQVLQGLDYLHTKCKIIHTDIKPENILLRVDEVYVQELAADTKLWELPVSSAPTSCSANTGLREKQIVSNLMGKLTVAFQALGVWTGKVSRIPMARLSRKEKKQQQPQKGEDTLVGRQKREKPHVSFSNITTPCSIPNSTSSPKPSGPVHTTWRRTLLHEKAMVSDSKESASSPMEDAPSLTTMSHCSRQSIVLHHSTQRDNLPSSPSHGLSETDLLVNLLKPQNADKISIKIADLGNACWVYKHFTEDIQTCQYRSVEVLIGSDYGTPADIWSIACMAFELATGEYLFEPHSGDNFSREEDHIAHIIELLGPLPSQFALSGRNSKRYFNHNGHLRRISRLKPWSLCEILLDKYEWPREQAVQFSAFLLTMLEPLPEKRATAAQCLKHPWISL; translated from the exons ATGTCCAATGAACCTTCATCTAGATATGCTGCTGCAATATCAGCCCTTTCCCTCAGTTTACCTGCTGTTAACcccaacccaacccttaccctcaGTTCATCCACTGCCCCCAACCCACCGCTTACCCCTAAACCCTCTCTTATCCCCAAATCACATATTACCTCCAAATCCCTTACCCCTAAACCACTAGTTGCCCCTACCCCCAAACCACCCTTTGCCATCAAACTACCCACTGCTGCCAGCCCAGCCCCTTTAAATTCATATCCCCCTTCACTTGAAATTTTGGGATCAGATGATGAGGAACAGGAGAATCCATCTGATTACTGCATAG GTGGGTACTACCCGGTGGAAATTGGAGAGATATTCATTGACCGTTACCAGGTGGTGAAGAAGCTGGGATGGGGCCACTTCTCTACTGTGTGGCTAGGCTGGGACATGGA GAAGAGGCGTTTCGTGGCTCTGAAGTTGGTAAAGAGTGCTCCAACCTTCACAGAGACCGCTTTGGATGAGATCAAGCTTCTGAAATGT GTAAGGGACAGTGATCCATCTGACCCTAAACGTGACACTGTTGTGCAGCTTATTGATGACTTCAAAGTCTCTGGAGTCAATGGGGAGC ATGTATGCATGGTTCTTGAAGTGCTGGGTCACCAGCTGCTGAAGTGGATCATCAAATCCAACTACACTGGCCTTCCCCTGCCCTGTGTTAAGAGCATCCTTAGACAG GTTCTTCAGGGCTTAGATTACTTGCACACTAAATGCAAGATTATCCACACAGACATCAAGCCAGAGAACATCCTTTTGAGAGTGGATGAGGTTTACGTCCAGGAGCTGGCAGCCGACACCAAGCTATGGGAGCTGCCAGTGTCTTCTGCTCCCACAAGCTGTTCAG CAAACACGGGTCTAAGAGAAAAGCAG ATTGTGTCAAACTTGATGGGGAAATTGACGGTGGCTTTCCAGGCTCTTGGGGTTTGG ACTGGGAAGGTCTCCAGGATCCCGATGGCCAGGTTGTCGAGGAAGGAGAAGAAACAACAACAGCCGCAGAAGGGCGAGGACACTTTAGTTGGCCGTCAGAAGAGGGAGAAACCTCATGTGTCATTCTCTAATATCACCACTCCCTGTAGCATCCCTAATTCCACCTCGTCCCCTAAGCCTTCAGGTCCTGTGCATACTACTTGGAGACGGACCCTGCTGCATGAAAAAGCAATGGTCTCTGACAGCAAGGAGTCGGCCTCGTCACCGATGGAAGATGCACCATCATTGACTACAATGTCTCACTGTTCTAGACAATCTATAGTGTTACATCATTCTACCCAGAGAGACAACCTGCCCTCATCACCATCACATG GGTTAAGTGAAACAGATCTGTTGGTGAATCTTCTGAAGCCACAGAATGCTGATAAAATCAGCATCAAGATTGCAGATCTGGGAAACGCCTGCTGGGTG TACAAACATTTCACAGAAGACATCCAGACCTGCCAGTACCGCTCTGTTGAGGTCCTGATCGGGTCTGACTATGGCACTCCTGCAGATATCTGGAGCATAGCCTGCATG GCGTTTGAGCTGGCTACCGGGGAGTATCTGTTTGAACCCCATTCAGGGGACAACTTCTCACGAGAGGAAG ATCACATTGCTCACATAATTGAGTTGCTGGGACCCCTTCCATCCCAGTTTGCCCTCTCAGGGAGAAACTCCAAGCGATATTTCAATCACAATG GGCATCTGCGGCGCATCTCAAGGCTGAAACCGTGGAGTTTGTGTGAGATCCTGCTGGATAAGTATGAGTGGCCGCGGGAACAGGCAGTCCAGTTCAGTGCTTTCCTCCTCACCATGCTGGAGCCCCTCCCAGAGAAGAGAGCCACCGCTGCCCAGTGTCTGAAACACCCCTGGATCTCCTTATAG
- the LOC115142350 gene encoding catechol O-methyltransferase B-like has protein sequence MEVIPTAMQYHGRLALLWHDVIVERALDTLTRTSRPQAVQRKAAVVDPQSVITAIDHFCKHREWAMNVCEEKGAASGRSLRNLDPSIEGAFRGPGF, from the exons ATGGAA GTGATCCCCACAGCTATGCAGTATCATGGAAGACTGGCACTACTGTGGCATGATGTCATCGTGGAGCGTGCTCTTGACACTTTGACCCGGACATCACGTCCTCAG GCAGTGCAGAGGAAAGCCGCTGTGGTAGACCCCCAGAGTGTGATCACAGCCATCGACCACTTCTGCAAACATAGAGAATGGGCCATGAATGTGTGCGAGGAGAAAG GTGCAGCAAGTGGAAGGAGCCTCAGGAACTTGGATCCCTCGATTGAAGGAGCATTTCGGGGCCCAGGCTTTTGA